One genomic window of uncultured delta proteobacterium includes the following:
- the nifJ gene encoding Pyruvate-flavodoxin oxidoreductase, with the protein MKKRRMMTMDGNTAAAYVAYPFTEVAAIFPITPSSQMAELTDEWAAKGKKNLFGQTVRVVEMQSEGGAAGALHGSLQGGALTTTYTASQGLLLKVPNMYKIAGELLPGVFHVSARSLASNSLSIFGDHQDVMSTRQTGFALLASSSVQDCMYLGAVAHLAAIKGRLPFLHFFDGFRTSHETQKIGVLEYEELEKLLDWDAVNDFRRRALNPDHPTLSGMTQNPDVFFQLREAVNPFHAALPGIVREAMRQINGLTGMRYDFFEYYGAPDAERVIVAMGSSCCAIEEVVDALTAKGEKVGLINVRLYRPFVEEAFRDALPKTVKRITVLDRTKEPGGVDPLCLDVRNALYGRPNAPMVIAGRYGLASKDFTPAQAQAVFDNLAQAEPKESFTVGIVDDVTFTSLPEPKEPVKIDRTGQTACKFWGFGSDGTVGANKSAIKIIGDHTDMYAQAYFAYDSKKSGGVTISHLRFGDKPIRSTYYVNEADFIACHNQAYVHLYDVLGGLRPGGTFLLNCMWSDEELEQHLPGAMKRYIANNNIKFRTINAIGIANDLGISGRINMIMQAAFFKLANIIPLDDAVKFLKDAVEDSYGKQGRAVVEKNFAAIDKGISAIHEVAVPASWKTAPDAPARKAANRPAFYDEIVVPMLRQEGDKLPVSAFKGYEDGRWPVGITGYEKRGVAVQAACWDAANCIQCNQCSFVCPHAVIRPLLATEEELGGAPEGFQSLPATGYKGFAYHLAISSLDCTGCGLCHQACPAKTKAIGLKLLEEQRPQCEDLWNFANERISYKPVEDGKISVKTSQFLQPLNEFSGACAGCGETPYAKLITQLFGDRMMLSNAAGCSTVWAAGAPSVSYTKNAAGQGPAWGFSLFEDCAEYGFGMSLGVEQVRTLVADLVTQALAKGQPEPLGAAMRDWLDNRKNGNGTRFRAKALEDALAAHKGTDPLLNEIYRQRDYFVKRSHWIFGGDGWAYDIGYGGLDHVLAYGDDVNAFVFDTEVYSNTGGQSSKATPVGAIAQFAAGGKPTPKKDLGLMAVTYGTVYVAQVALGADKAQTLRAIMEAEAYPGPSLIIAYAPCINHGIKGGMAQGLAQAKEAVDAGYWSLYRYNPLLKREGKNPFILDSKKPAGNFRDHLLKEVRYSALLTQFPDKAEELLRHAEQAAQERREMYERLAGA; encoded by the coding sequence ATGAAGAAACGGAGAATGATGACGATGGACGGCAACACGGCGGCAGCCTACGTTGCGTATCCCTTCACGGAGGTTGCCGCGATATTCCCGATCACGCCGTCGTCGCAAATGGCTGAACTCACGGACGAATGGGCCGCGAAGGGAAAAAAGAACCTCTTCGGCCAGACGGTCCGCGTCGTTGAAATGCAGTCCGAGGGCGGCGCGGCAGGCGCGCTGCACGGCTCGCTCCAGGGCGGCGCGCTCACCACGACCTACACCGCGTCCCAGGGGCTGCTCCTGAAAGTGCCCAACATGTATAAAATCGCGGGCGAGCTCTTGCCGGGCGTGTTCCACGTTTCCGCCCGTTCCCTGGCTTCCAACAGCCTCAGCATTTTCGGCGACCATCAGGACGTCATGTCCACCCGGCAGACCGGGTTCGCGCTCCTGGCTTCCAGCAGCGTGCAGGACTGCATGTACCTCGGCGCGGTGGCGCACCTGGCCGCCATCAAGGGCCGCCTGCCGTTCCTGCACTTTTTCGACGGGTTCCGCACCTCGCACGAAACGCAGAAAATCGGCGTTCTGGAATATGAAGAACTGGAAAAACTGCTCGATTGGGACGCCGTAAACGATTTCCGGCGCCGGGCGCTCAACCCGGACCATCCCACCTTAAGCGGCATGACCCAGAACCCGGACGTGTTCTTCCAGCTGCGCGAGGCGGTCAACCCCTTCCACGCCGCGCTCCCCGGCATCGTGCGCGAGGCCATGCGGCAGATCAACGGCCTGACCGGCATGCGGTATGATTTCTTCGAATACTACGGCGCCCCGGACGCGGAACGCGTGATCGTTGCCATGGGTTCTTCCTGTTGCGCCATTGAGGAAGTGGTGGACGCCCTGACGGCCAAAGGCGAAAAGGTCGGGCTCATCAACGTGCGCCTGTACCGGCCCTTTGTCGAAGAGGCCTTCCGCGACGCGCTGCCGAAGACCGTCAAACGCATCACCGTGCTTGACCGTACCAAGGAACCGGGCGGGGTGGACCCCCTCTGCCTCGACGTGCGCAACGCCCTGTACGGCAGGCCGAACGCGCCCATGGTCATCGCGGGCCGCTACGGCCTGGCGTCCAAGGATTTTACCCCTGCCCAGGCCCAGGCGGTGTTTGACAACCTTGCCCAGGCCGAACCGAAGGAATCGTTCACGGTCGGCATCGTGGACGACGTGACGTTCACCTCCCTCCCCGAACCCAAGGAACCGGTGAAGATCGACCGGACCGGCCAGACGGCCTGTAAATTCTGGGGCTTCGGGTCCGACGGCACGGTGGGGGCCAACAAGAGCGCCATCAAGATTATCGGGGACCACACGGACATGTACGCCCAGGCGTATTTCGCCTACGACTCCAAAAAGTCCGGCGGGGTCACCATCTCCCACCTGCGCTTCGGCGACAAGCCCATCCGCTCCACCTATTACGTGAACGAGGCGGATTTCATCGCCTGCCATAACCAGGCCTACGTCCACCTGTACGACGTGCTCGGTGGCCTGCGGCCCGGCGGCACCTTCCTGCTTAACTGCATGTGGTCCGACGAGGAACTGGAGCAGCACCTGCCCGGCGCCATGAAGCGCTACATCGCGAACAACAACATCAAGTTCCGCACCATCAACGCCATCGGCATCGCCAACGATCTCGGCATCAGCGGCCGTATCAACATGATTATGCAGGCCGCCTTCTTCAAGCTGGCCAATATCATCCCCCTGGACGACGCGGTGAAATTCCTGAAGGACGCCGTCGAGGATTCCTACGGCAAGCAGGGCCGCGCCGTTGTGGAGAAAAACTTCGCGGCCATCGACAAGGGCATTTCCGCCATCCACGAGGTTGCGGTTCCCGCATCCTGGAAGACCGCGCCGGACGCGCCCGCCCGGAAGGCGGCAAACCGCCCGGCGTTCTATGACGAAATCGTGGTGCCCATGCTGCGCCAGGAAGGGGACAAACTCCCGGTCAGCGCGTTCAAGGGCTACGAGGACGGCCGCTGGCCCGTGGGCATCACCGGGTATGAAAAACGCGGCGTCGCCGTGCAGGCCGCCTGCTGGGACGCGGCCAACTGCATCCAGTGCAACCAGTGCTCCTTTGTCTGCCCGCACGCGGTCATCCGCCCGCTGCTGGCGACGGAAGAGGAACTTGGGGGCGCGCCCGAGGGCTTCCAGTCGCTTCCGGCCACGGGATACAAGGGCTTTGCCTACCACCTGGCGATCTCTTCCCTGGACTGCACCGGCTGCGGCCTCTGCCACCAGGCCTGCCCGGCCAAGACCAAGGCCATCGGCCTGAAATTGCTGGAAGAGCAGCGTCCCCAGTGTGAGGACCTCTGGAACTTCGCCAATGAGCGCATCAGCTACAAGCCGGTGGAAGACGGCAAGATCTCCGTCAAAACCAGCCAGTTTCTGCAGCCGCTCAACGAGTTTTCCGGCGCCTGCGCGGGCTGCGGGGAAACGCCGTACGCCAAGCTCATCACCCAGCTGTTCGGGGACCGCATGATGCTGTCCAACGCCGCCGGGTGTTCCACCGTGTGGGCGGCGGGCGCTCCGTCCGTTTCCTACACCAAGAACGCCGCCGGGCAAGGCCCCGCCTGGGGCTTCTCCCTGTTTGAAGACTGCGCGGAATACGGCTTCGGCATGTCGCTGGGCGTGGAGCAGGTCAGAACGCTCGTCGCGGACCTGGTCACGCAGGCCCTTGCCAAAGGCCAGCCCGAGCCGCTGGGCGCGGCCATGCGGGATTGGCTGGACAACCGCAAAAACGGGAACGGCACGAGATTCCGCGCCAAGGCCCTGGAAGACGCGCTGGCCGCCCATAAGGGAACGGACCCGCTCCTGAACGAGATATACCGGCAGCGCGATTACTTTGTGAAGCGCTCCCACTGGATATTTGGCGGCGACGGCTGGGCCTACGACATCGGCTACGGCGGCCTGGACCACGTGCTGGCCTACGGCGATGACGTAAACGCCTTCGTGTTCGACACGGAAGTGTATTCCAATACCGGCGGCCAGTCCTCCAAGGCCACCCCTGTCGGGGCCATCGCCCAGTTCGCGGCGGGCGGCAAACCCACGCCGAAGAAGGACCTCGGCCTGATGGCCGTGACCTACGGCACGGTGTACGTGGCCCAGGTGGCGCTCGGCGCGGACAAGGCCCAGACCCTGCGGGCCATCATGGAAGCGGAAGCGTATCCCGGCCCGTCCCTCATCATCGCCTACGCGCCCTGCATCAACCACGGCATCAAGGGCGGCATGGCCCAGGGCCTCGCCCAGGCCAAAGAGGCCGTGGACGCGGGCTACTGGTCCTTGTACCGCTATAACCCCCTGCTCAAGCGGGAAGGGAAAAACCCCTTCATCCTGGATTCCAAGAAACCGGCCGGTAACTTCCGTGACCATCTTTTGAAGGAAGTGCGCTACTCCGCGCTGCTGACCCAGTTCCCGGACAAGGCCGAGGAACTCCTGCGCCATGCGGAACAGGCCGCGCAGGAGCGCCGGGAAATGTACGAGCGCCTGGCCGGAGCCTAA
- a CDS encoding TRAP dicarboxylate transporter, DctP subunit codes for MKSKLLLSCAVALGLVFAASFGAVAATTIKLAHSSPATNDRLEAACQIFKKYVEEKTGGAVKVDTFPGSQLGAEREQLEGVQMGSIEMAALSAGPFPTLFAEIMVFDIPFLFASEEIAYKIMDGPVGTELREKFRQKTGVRCVAFGENGFRNFTSNVAVTKPEDLKGLKIRVMENPAHMQMVRELGAIPTPIPFSELYTALSQGVVDAQENPASLVESMRFYEVQKFMVLDRHVYNPYLLIMNDDFYKALTPEQQKVIDEASQLFAKEERRLNREQIASGIGRMQKAGLTVTELEPGALERFRAMVQPKVVETIKKQVPPATVDAFVKAVAEAEASTK; via the coding sequence ATGAAATCGAAACTATTGCTGTCGTGCGCTGTTGCCCTGGGTCTCGTTTTCGCCGCGTCTTTCGGGGCCGTGGCGGCAACGACCATCAAGCTGGCGCATTCCTCGCCGGCCACCAACGACCGGCTTGAAGCCGCCTGTCAGATATTCAAAAAATACGTGGAGGAAAAAACCGGCGGCGCCGTCAAGGTGGATACCTTCCCCGGCAGCCAGCTCGGCGCCGAACGCGAGCAGCTTGAAGGCGTGCAGATGGGCAGCATCGAAATGGCGGCCCTGAGTGCCGGGCCCTTCCCCACGCTGTTCGCCGAAATCATGGTGTTTGACATCCCCTTCCTCTTCGCCAGCGAAGAGATCGCCTACAAGATCATGGACGGCCCCGTGGGCACGGAACTGCGCGAAAAGTTCCGCCAGAAAACGGGCGTTCGCTGCGTGGCGTTCGGTGAAAACGGCTTCCGCAACTTCACCTCCAACGTGGCCGTGACCAAGCCCGAAGATTTGAAGGGCCTGAAGATCCGCGTCATGGAAAACCCGGCCCACATGCAGATGGTGCGCGAACTCGGCGCCATTCCCACCCCGATCCCGTTCTCCGAACTGTACACGGCCCTGTCCCAGGGCGTGGTTGACGCGCAGGAAAACCCCGCCTCCCTGGTGGAATCCATGCGGTTCTATGAAGTGCAGAAATTCATGGTGCTCGACCGCCACGTGTACAACCCCTACCTCCTGATTATGAACGACGACTTCTACAAAGCCCTCACCCCCGAGCAGCAGAAGGTTATCGACGAGGCCAGCCAGCTCTTCGCGAAAGAAGAGCGCCGCCTGAACCGGGAACAGATCGCTTCCGGCATCGGCCGCATGCAGAAAGCCGGCCTGACCGTGACCGAGTTGGAGCCCGGCGCGCTTGAGCGTTTCCGCGCCATGGTGCAGCCCAAAGTTGTTGAAACGATCAAGAAGCAGGTTCCTCCCGCGACCGTGGACGCTTTTGTAAAGGCCGTGGCCGAGGCTGAAGCCAGCACGAAATGA
- a CDS encoding putative TRAP dicarboxylate transporter, DctQ subunit (Evidence 3 : Function proposed based on presence of conserved amino acid motif, structural feature or limited homology), giving the protein MRSILRQINDKLIEAEKITCALLLFAVLMVTVWGVFERFVLQIGFGWSDEVARYVNVYCIFLGACLGVVKSAHVGVDVFVRLVPARYHKILGAIAYVLCAAFCASVAVTGYSYFLRLQASNQISAALQIPICWVFFAVPLGCGLMCLHYILRLALGDIETPVEVPSKTVKGASDE; this is encoded by the coding sequence ATGCGAAGTATTTTGCGACAGATAAACGACAAGCTGATTGAAGCGGAAAAGATAACCTGCGCGTTGCTGCTCTTCGCTGTCCTCATGGTGACGGTGTGGGGGGTTTTCGAGCGGTTCGTCCTGCAAATAGGGTTCGGCTGGTCCGATGAAGTGGCGCGGTACGTCAACGTGTACTGCATCTTTCTCGGCGCATGCCTGGGCGTTGTAAAGAGCGCCCACGTGGGCGTGGATGTTTTTGTCCGCCTGGTTCCGGCCAGATACCACAAAATCCTGGGCGCGATTGCCTATGTTCTGTGCGCCGCGTTTTGCGCGTCCGTGGCTGTTACGGGATACAGCTATTTCCTGCGGCTGCAAGCCTCGAACCAGATTTCCGCCGCCCTGCAAATACCGATCTGTTGGGTGTTTTTCGCGGTTCCGCTCGGGTGCGGCCTGATGTGCCTGCACTACATATTGCGGCTCGCGCTCGGGGATATCGAAACGCCTGTGGAAGTTCCTTCCAAGACAGTGAAGGGGGCTTCCGATGAGTGA
- a CDS encoding conserved membrane hypothetical protein (Evidence 4 : Homologs of previously reported genes of unknown function) — MSEILIVCLAILIVMNVPIAMSIGFATFIAIFTAGKVPLFLVSQRMFTGVDSFPLLAIPLFMLAGSLMDRGGISRRLIDLATAFVGHIHGGLGIIAVIACMFFAAISGSAPATVVAIGSIMVPAMIKAGYDKAFSVALLAAAGTIGVVIPPSIPFVTYGVSMNASIGKLFAAGLVPGILMGLTLIILCYVVSLRRGYKATMENAKGRFAAVKEAFWGLLMPIIILGGIYGGIFTPTEAAAVACLYGLIVGLFIYSELSLKVIYECLHTAAVPSAMVLLIIGCATAMGWITTAEKVPHAVAAYMTTITDSKIAMLLMLNGILIIVGCLMELNAAIILLGPILLPLLLQYKIDVVHFGVIMVVNLAVGLLTPPLGINLFVANGLRKDVDFKDIVKRVLPMVGALFALVLILSYIPVISLFLTRFV, encoded by the coding sequence ATGAGTGAAATCCTGATCGTCTGCCTCGCCATCCTGATCGTGATGAACGTTCCCATTGCCATGAGCATAGGGTTCGCCACCTTCATCGCCATTTTCACGGCGGGCAAGGTTCCCCTGTTCCTGGTAAGCCAGCGCATGTTCACCGGGGTGGACTCCTTCCCGCTGCTGGCCATTCCTCTGTTCATGCTGGCCGGGAGCCTCATGGACAGAGGGGGCATATCCCGCCGCCTGATCGATCTCGCGACCGCGTTCGTGGGGCATATCCACGGCGGGCTCGGCATCATCGCGGTCATCGCCTGCATGTTCTTCGCGGCGATTTCCGGTTCCGCCCCGGCAACGGTTGTGGCCATCGGCTCCATCATGGTTCCCGCCATGATAAAGGCCGGGTATGACAAGGCGTTTTCCGTGGCCTTGCTGGCCGCCGCCGGCACCATCGGGGTGGTTATCCCGCCGAGCATTCCTTTCGTCACGTACGGGGTGTCCATGAACGCCTCCATTGGGAAACTCTTCGCGGCGGGCCTTGTGCCGGGCATCCTGATGGGGCTGACCCTCATCATTCTCTGTTACGTCGTGAGCCTGCGCAGGGGATACAAGGCGACCATGGAAAACGCCAAGGGGCGGTTCGCGGCCGTTAAAGAGGCGTTCTGGGGGCTGCTCATGCCCATTATCATCCTCGGCGGGATTTACGGCGGCATTTTCACGCCCACGGAAGCCGCGGCCGTCGCCTGCCTGTACGGTTTGATCGTGGGGCTTTTCATCTATAGCGAGTTGAGCTTAAAAGTCATCTATGAATGCCTGCACACGGCGGCCGTGCCGTCGGCCATGGTGCTCCTGATAATCGGCTGCGCCACGGCCATGGGGTGGATCACCACAGCTGAAAAGGTCCCCCACGCGGTGGCCGCCTACATGACCACGATCACCGATTCCAAGATCGCCATGCTGCTCATGCTGAACGGCATCCTGATTATCGTCGGCTGCCTCATGGAGCTCAACGCGGCCATCATCCTGCTCGGCCCCATTCTCCTGCCCCTGCTCCTGCAATACAAGATAGACGTGGTCCACTTCGGCGTCATCATGGTCGTGAACCTGGCCGTGGGCTTGCTCACGCCGCCCCTGGGGATCAACCTCTTTGTCGCCAACGGGTTACGGAAGGATGTGGATTTCAAAGATATAGTCAAAAGGGTTCTGCCCATGGTCGGTGCGTTGTTTGCGTTAGTCCTGATTCTCAGCTATATACCCGTCATCTCGTTGTTCCTGACCAGATTTGTATGA
- a CDS encoding Pectin degradation repressor protein KdgR, producing the protein MSDKKKASSVIKALNILELLGDCKELGVTEIGEKLGYDKSTTFRLLATLKERNFVIQNAKNQKYSNAIKLLMLGNAVLRHKNYSHNIRIELKKLAETTRETVNLAIAEGTEVIYIDRYETEDILKLASAIGQRRPMYCTSVGKAIMAYYDPGYVESLCTNFPFEAFTEFTCTNKKALLKELELIRQRGYSIDNQEHHLGIRCVAVPILSQHNEPLAAVSISMPQFRADADPGLLDRCIAALLEASPRLTRSFLGSAQQ; encoded by the coding sequence ATGTCAGATAAAAAGAAAGCAAGCAGCGTTATAAAAGCACTGAATATTCTTGAGTTGCTTGGAGACTGCAAAGAACTTGGCGTGACGGAGATAGGCGAAAAGCTCGGCTACGACAAAAGCACAACCTTTCGTCTTCTCGCTACACTAAAAGAACGGAACTTTGTCATTCAGAATGCAAAAAACCAAAAATATTCCAACGCGATAAAGCTGCTCATGCTGGGCAATGCGGTATTGCGGCACAAAAATTACAGCCACAATATCCGGATTGAGCTGAAAAAACTGGCGGAAACGACCCGTGAGACGGTCAACCTGGCCATAGCGGAAGGCACTGAGGTTATTTACATCGACCGGTACGAAACGGAAGATATCCTCAAACTCGCCAGCGCCATCGGCCAGCGGCGTCCGATGTACTGCACCTCGGTGGGGAAGGCCATTATGGCCTATTACGACCCCGGCTACGTGGAATCGCTTTGCACGAACTTCCCCTTCGAGGCGTTTACCGAATTCACCTGCACAAATAAAAAAGCTCTGCTCAAGGAGCTGGAACTGATACGGCAACGGGGGTACAGCATCGACAACCAGGAGCACCATCTCGGCATCCGGTGCGTCGCTGTTCCCATCTTAAGCCAGCACAACGAACCACTGGCAGCGGTGAGCATTTCCATGCCCCAGTTTCGCGCCGACGCGGACCCGGGCTTGTTGGACAGGTGCATCGCCGCCCTCCTCGAAGCCTCGCCCAGGCTGACCAGGAGTTTCCTCGGTTCGGCGCAACAGTGA
- a CDS encoding D-isomer specific 2-hydroxyacid dehydrogenase NAD-binding protein, whose protein sequence is MSRYKIVNVEPYWDEYGIEREVAKQIDAEAVFIKTIDYERIYKEIPDCDALVIQYLKIDDALLDRMPKCKIIVRSAIGVNNIDLKACADRGVMVANVPDYMQGEVADHIMAMFLAVNRKLTFLNKQVRSGAWSAEDARPMYLLKTQSMGILGCGQIGQMTAARAQSFGMKIYGYDPFLPREVFDKLNIIQVNSLDAFFSTIDHLSIHMPLTEETRHIVNYERLCRLKPHSIVLNSSRGPVLSSDGLYRALKEGRIYGAGLDVLEEEPPQFPLPLAEFDTVLFSPHIAYYSQEGEINMKRKSFEEVVRFFTEGRPKHWVNQKFFPAS, encoded by the coding sequence ATGTCGCGTTACAAGATAGTCAATGTCGAGCCTTATTGGGACGAGTACGGCATAGAAAGAGAAGTCGCCAAACAGATAGACGCGGAAGCCGTGTTTATCAAAACCATTGATTACGAGAGGATCTACAAGGAAATCCCGGACTGCGACGCCCTGGTCATCCAGTACCTGAAAATAGACGATGCTCTGCTGGACCGCATGCCCAAGTGCAAAATCATCGTGCGCTCGGCCATCGGCGTGAACAACATCGATCTCAAGGCCTGCGCGGATCGCGGCGTCATGGTCGCCAACGTGCCGGACTACATGCAGGGGGAAGTGGCCGACCATATCATGGCCATGTTCCTTGCCGTGAACAGAAAGCTCACGTTCCTCAACAAGCAGGTCCGGAGCGGCGCGTGGAGCGCCGAGGACGCGCGGCCCATGTATCTTTTGAAGACCCAGAGCATGGGCATTCTCGGCTGCGGGCAGATCGGCCAGATGACGGCGGCGCGCGCCCAGTCCTTCGGCATGAAGATTTACGGGTATGACCCGTTCCTGCCGCGCGAGGTTTTCGACAAGCTGAACATTATCCAGGTGAATTCGCTGGACGCGTTTTTCAGCACCATCGACCACCTTTCCATCCACATGCCGCTGACCGAGGAAACCAGGCACATCGTCAACTACGAGCGGCTGTGCCGGCTCAAGCCCCACAGCATCGTGCTGAATTCGTCGCGCGGGCCCGTGCTTTCCAGCGACGGCCTTTACCGGGCGCTGAAAGAAGGGCGCATTTACGGCGCGGGCCTGGACGTTCTTGAAGAGGAACCGCCGCAGTTCCCGCTGCCGCTGGCCGAGTTTGATACCGTCCTGTTCTCGCCCCACATCGCCTACTACTCGCAGGAAGGGGAGATCAACATGAAGCGGAAGTCCTTTGAAGAGGTCGTGCGCTTCTTCACCGAGGGGCGGCCCAAGCATTGGGTTAACCAGAAGTTTTTCCCCGCCTCCTGA
- a CDS encoding Cl-channel voltage-gated family protein: MHGTRQTFNRPTALVLGLAATGVCAGCAGIALSWLLHGVQHLAFGYGFDSLTASASFLQGVEQAAPRRRVFALALCGLVAGFGWFFLFRAGRTLVSIPSAASVPPRPMPAVATVAHALLQIITVGLGSPLGRESAPRELGALCAGRIGNRLGLGDEDTALLVACGSGAGLAAVYNVPLAGALFALETLLVSLPGRRAPAVLFVCVLGSLTAWAGLGDARTYIVPPINPSASLLLWAVFAGPLLGAAAWLFARATARARKSAVSGPGRIPACLANFFLIGLLAVPFPELLGNGKGPLQLSLVSSLTPALAAALLVLRFAVTVSTCKAGAFGGLITPSLLQGALAGILLGGCWSLFFPPILESHLALTGSAAFLAAAMSMPLTAVVLIYELTHANHDAFYPVILATAGAFAAARLLDRVCGKPGGA, encoded by the coding sequence ATGCATGGTACCCGGCAGACATTCAACCGCCCCACCGCCCTTGTTCTGGGCCTGGCCGCCACAGGCGTCTGCGCCGGGTGCGCCGGCATTGCCTTGAGCTGGCTGTTGCACGGTGTGCAGCACCTGGCCTTCGGCTACGGCTTCGACTCCCTGACGGCGTCCGCGAGCTTTTTACAGGGAGTGGAACAGGCAGCGCCGCGCCGCCGCGTTTTCGCCCTGGCTCTCTGCGGCCTTGTGGCCGGGTTCGGCTGGTTTTTCCTTTTTCGCGCCGGGCGGACCCTGGTCAGTATTCCCAGCGCCGCCTCGGTCCCGCCCCGGCCCATGCCCGCTGTAGCGACGGTCGCCCACGCCCTGCTCCAGATAATCACGGTGGGCCTCGGCTCGCCGCTCGGCCGGGAAAGCGCGCCGCGCGAACTGGGAGCCTTGTGCGCCGGACGCATCGGCAACCGGCTGGGCCTCGGCGATGAGGACACGGCCCTGCTCGTGGCCTGCGGCTCTGGCGCGGGTCTTGCGGCCGTGTACAACGTGCCCCTGGCCGGGGCTCTTTTCGCGCTGGAAACCCTGCTCGTTTCCCTGCCGGGCCGCCGCGCCCCGGCCGTGCTGTTCGTCTGCGTTCTCGGCTCCCTGACCGCCTGGGCCGGGCTCGGGGATGCCCGCACCTATATCGTGCCCCCCATAAACCCGAGCGCTTCCCTTCTGCTGTGGGCCGTCTTCGCCGGGCCGCTTCTCGGCGCGGCCGCATGGCTTTTTGCCCGTGCAACCGCGAGAGCCCGGAAAAGCGCCGTTTCCGGCCCGGGCCGGATTCCCGCCTGTCTGGCCAACTTTTTCCTTATCGGCCTCTTGGCCGTGCCCTTCCCGGAGCTTCTGGGCAACGGCAAAGGCCCGCTCCAACTCAGCCTTGTAAGCTCCCTCACGCCCGCGCTCGCCGCCGCCCTGCTGGTTCTGCGCTTCGCCGTCACGGTCAGCACGTGCAAGGCCGGGGCTTTCGGCGGGCTTATCACCCCCAGTCTGCTCCAGGGAGCGCTGGCCGGCATTCTGCTCGGGGGCTGCTGGAGCCTGTTTTTCCCGCCCATCCTTGAGAGCCACCTCGCCCTGACGGGCTCGGCCGCCTTTCTGGCCGCCGCCATGAGCATGCCCCTGACCGCCGTCGTGCTTATCTACGAACTCACCCACGCGAACCACGACGCCTTTTACCCCGTCATCCTTGCGACCGCCGGCGCGTTCGCCGCCGCGAGGCTGCTCGACCGGGTATGCGGGAAGCCGGGCGGCGCGTAA
- a CDS encoding putative Protein, related to general stress protein 26(GS26) of B.subtilis (Pyridoxinephosphate oxidase family) (Evidence 3 : Function proposed based on presence of conserved amino acid motif, structural feature or limited homology), with the protein MTEQKNSPVAQGGAKQLALALVEQNPLVMMLGTAGPDGAPEIKAIVKARNDGLQRFWFCSNTSARRTDVLRRDARACLYAYEYTPDANPVVCRGVMLSGTVELSWDNDLRRSLWQEFMTLYYPQGPLDPEFVVLQFTAERGNYYEGLRNTDFAV; encoded by the coding sequence ATGACTGAACAAAAAAATTCCCCCGTGGCCCAAGGCGGAGCGAAACAACTGGCGCTGGCGCTGGTGGAACAGAACCCGCTCGTCATGATGCTGGGAACTGCCGGCCCGGACGGCGCGCCGGAAATCAAGGCGATAGTCAAAGCGCGCAACGACGGCCTGCAACGGTTTTGGTTCTGCAGCAACACCTCGGCGCGGCGGACGGACGTTTTGCGGCGTGATGCCCGCGCCTGCCTGTATGCCTATGAATACACGCCCGACGCCAACCCGGTGGTCTGCCGCGGCGTGATGCTGTCCGGGACGGTCGAACTGTCCTGGGACAACGATTTGCGGCGGTCGCTCTGGCAGGAGTTCATGACGCTGTATTACCCTCAGGGTCCTCTTGACCCGGAATTTGTCGTCCTGCAGTTCACGGCGGAACGCGGGAACTACTACGAAGGATTGCGGAACACGGATTTCGCGGTCTGA
- a CDS encoding exported hypothetical protein (Evidence 5 : No homology to any previously reported sequences), whose translation MRTAPQPRKVRRVSILMACTSMGSPYHIQIGGATLRDIERRAPRVPKNIFPDHEQRHTAVAICVLRSGHIITGGSP comes from the coding sequence TTGAGAACCGCGCCCCAGCCTAGAAAAGTCCGCAGAGTTTCCATACTCATGGCATGCACCTCCATGGGATCACCCTATCATATTCAGATCGGCGGCGCGACATTGCGGGATATAGAACGGCGCGCACCGCGTGTTCCAAAAAATATTTTTCCAGACCACGAACAACGGCATACAGCTGTCGCGATTTGTGTGCTACGTTCCGGACACATCATTACAGGAGGCTCACCATGA